A single Alphaproteobacteria bacterium DNA region contains:
- a CDS encoding enoyl-CoA hydratase-related protein has translation MPTVLYEKRGKIANVTINRPEVMNCIDPDTHRLLWETWAEFDADDEVELAIFTGAGDEAFCAGADLKHYIPPLLTADALYPRQKVADGFGGITRGQHRILKPIIAAVNGWALAGGFELAMACDIRIASDQAQFGSFEVRRGYHHGDGGVARLVNICGSGFALEMLLTGEPIEAQRAQQVNLVSRVVPHGELLAAAEETASKILRNDTWAIRSAKETVFEMIGRNLEDQLRIDCIYGYTGVANPPVMERLQAFYDKRDRGRVGKHATAT, from the coding sequence AAAGCGGGGCAAGATCGCCAACGTCACCATCAACCGCCCCGAGGTGATGAACTGCATCGATCCCGACACCCATCGCTTGTTGTGGGAAACCTGGGCCGAATTCGACGCCGACGACGAGGTCGAGTTGGCCATATTCACCGGGGCCGGCGACGAAGCGTTTTGCGCCGGTGCCGATCTCAAGCACTACATTCCGCCGTTGCTGACGGCCGACGCCCTCTATCCCCGCCAAAAGGTGGCCGACGGCTTTGGCGGTATCACCCGCGGCCAGCACCGCATCTTGAAACCCATCATCGCCGCCGTGAACGGCTGGGCCCTGGCCGGCGGCTTCGAGCTGGCCATGGCCTGCGACATTCGCATCGCTTCCGATCAGGCTCAGTTCGGCTCCTTCGAGGTGCGCCGGGGCTACCACCACGGCGACGGCGGCGTGGCCCGGCTGGTCAACATCTGCGGCAGCGGGTTCGCCCTGGAGATGCTGCTCACCGGCGAGCCCATCGAGGCCCAGCGGGCGCAACAGGTCAACCTGGTCAGCCGCGTGGTGCCGCACGGCGAGTTGTTGGCGGCGGCCGAAGAGACGGCGTCGAAGATCCTGCGCAACGACACCTGGGCCATCCGCTCGGCCAAGGAGACGGTGTTCGAGATGATCGGCCGCAATCTCGAGGACCAGCTCAGGATCGATTGCATCTACGGCTATACGGGCGTTGCCAACCCGCCGGTGATGGAGCGCTTGCAGGCCTTCTACGACAAGCGCGACCGGGGCCGCGTCGGCAAACACGCGACGGCGACCTGA